AAGACTAGGTATCCCTATCAGATCCCTGGAAGACCACCAGGTTGATAGGCTGGGTGTGGAAGCGTGGCAACACGTGAAGCTAACCAGTACTAATTGATCGATCGGCTTGATTGATCCCTCTTGCTAATTGAACATTCTGACTTCTTGCGCAGCGGTAAAACCCGCAAATACGCAATCAACCAATATCGCATCACAAAATCTCCGATCTCTTCGCTGTGTTTCGACGGCCCGGTGGCCATAGCGGCCGGGAACCACCTGATCCCATCCCGAACTCAGAAGTGAAACCTGCCTGCGCCGATGGTACTTTGTCTTAAGGCACGGGAGAGTAGGTCACCGCCGGGCCTTCAAAACACAGCAAATATTCCCTCATCACACAAAACATCCAGCGCCGCCTCACTCCATGATGCGGCGTTATCTATTTAACCCACCGGTTAATCATCACCCTGACGCGGGGTGGAGCAGCCCGGTAGCTCGTCAGGCTCATAACCTGAAGGTCAGAGGTTCAAATCCTCTCCCCGCAACCACCTCTTCCGATCCGTCGAGTTTTGAGATATAGACTCGACGGATTCGCGAAACAAGAGAAAAAGTTCGGAGACACTCCTCAAAAAGAGGAGGCGGCACTTCCGAGTTTTATTTTTCCCTGACTTTTCAAGAATCTAGACAGCAAAAAACCCGTCGGCGGCAACCAACGGGTCTTTGAAAAGGCTTAAACTGCCTCAGTTCGGAAATCTGAGAAACAGTTTAGGTAACGGGATCGCTTTGTCAAGTGCAAATGCGAGAGCAAAACTCAGCCGATACCATGAATGACATCCCTTCATACACACGCGCAAATCCGCAAGGGTGCGGCGCAGCCCGCACCTGTCGGAACATCTGCCGTTGCCCGCTGGCAATGGGTGCAGAATGAGATATTCGATCACGCGGATCTCAGCACATCGGAGATCTGCGTCGCCGTTGTTTTGGCATCTCATGTCAATGACCGGACACAGGATTGTTTCCCGAAAATTGAAACCATCGCTCGTGAGGCCGGGCTATCGGAGCGCAAGGTGCGTCAAGCCCTTGTACGTCTTGAACAGCTTGGTCTGATCCATCGACGGGTGCGTTGTATCGGTCGGTTGCGCAATCGCAACGCCTATCAGCTGGTCGGGCTGGGAGGCAAACCGGAATCTGGTGCCCTCAAACCGGCATCCGATTCCGGTATTAAACCGGCACCGGGTGCCGGTTCCAATATGAACACGGATAAAGATGATAACACGGATGAGAAGGAACAGTCCCATGCCACGACCGGTACTGGGGCCGTCATCCTGCCAGCCGTCGATGATCAATGTTTGGTTCTGGCAAGAGAGTGGCAGCGCCTTTGTGCGGATCCCTGGACGCTGGCTAATGCCTGTTTGCGCGTTAATGAGGCCATTGACCGTGTCGGGTTTGATGCCGTTCGGCAAGCATTGGAAGATGTTAAACGACGCGGGAAAAGGCCCTCACGGCTTGGTCTGCTGGACATTCTCGATGGGTTGGTTTCCGAGGTGTCAGTGTCGGCTGATGAGAGCGTTTTCCCGGCTGTCTGTGATCCATCCGATCCACCGGAATGGCAAGAGATATGCCAGGTCGTCGCGCAGTCGGATATTCCCGGATGTCGTAACCCGCGTATCTGGCTGTCACAGATCCGGGCGGTTCTGAGTGGCAATACAATCGAATTAAAAGCCCGGAACCGATGCGTTCAGGATATTGCCCGTCATCATTTGTTGGCCATCATTGAACCCGTTGCCGAACGCCGGGGCTTGCAGATCGGAGCTGTGTCATGCGTGAGCTGATGATGTCCTCTGATCATTTTCCTGTGTCGTTTGAAGTTCGGCTTGAGGTATTTCGTCATCAGGCGGCTGGCTTGTCCCGCATCCGACGCTGGAACGGAGCCTGTGATGTTACCGTTGCCCAGCACTGCGTGCAGGCTTGCGATCTGGCGCCCCCCGAGGCTGCCGGTTATGCCTTGATCCACGACATCGAGGAGTTTGATACCGGTGATATTACCACACCGGTCAAGAACACCATGCGTGCGCTTGGTGTCTGGCAGTGTTTTGAAAGTGAGATCGTCTTGCCCATCGGACTATGAATTGAACCAAAAAATGAGAAGCAAAGGCGCATGATAATAGTGTCTATGGCTTTTTTGTGCGTGTCGTCTGGATAAATCTGTAAATGGCTCAGATTTGAATTCATCAATGATTAAAAAGGTCGCAATGACGTGGCTTCCTGAATAGTATCTGCTGACTAGGCAGAACGTTGTTCTGCAGAAAACATAAGAACAAATACTAGTTCGGGAGGCGCGGACAGCAGGCTAATCGCCAACGGTCCGCGAAAAATAGTTCAATGCGTTTGAGGCCAGCAACCTCGTTGCGCGTTGTAGTCCAGATTGCTGCCGGTATGTTGGCATTTGCCATATCGGGCAAGGCCACAGCGTGTGAACTGAGTATTCTGACGTCGTATCCGTCGTCATTCTACAAGCCGTTTATTGACCAGTTTGTAAAACAATCGGGCACAGTTGATGTGTGTGTTCAGAACAAGAACACCATTGGTCTGATTGCCCATGTGCGTGAAAACCGCAGACCGGTTCCCGATATTGTCTGGGCCAGTTCGCCGGTTGCCTTTGAGCTGCTTGAGCAACAGGGGGCCTTGGCAAAGTTCCCAGAAAAAGTATCAGAGCCCGTTACAAATGGGGGTATTCAGATCGACGCATCTGACGGCTCACGGTTTGGCTTTGCGCTCTCGACAATCGGGATGATGTCAGCGACAGATCAACCATTTGGAACCACAACAGTTGAAATCGCCGATCTGGCGTCGCCGTACTATTACGGCCTTTTGGGAATGAGTTCGCCGTCACGCAGTGGGACGACCCACCTTTTTGTCGAGAGCTTGTTGCAACAATATGGCTGGCAGGATGGCTGGGCGTTATTGTCGCAAATTGGCGGGAACCTTGCGACGGTAACCGCGCGCAGTTTCGGGGTACGTGACGGGGTGGCACGCAAACGGTTCCCGTTCGGGATCGGGATTGATTTTCTGGCTAGATCTGAACCGCAAACGGGTGAGGCTTTGTTGTTCCAGGCTTTTTCACCAGGCTGGTACTTCCCGGCTAGTGTGGCAGTGACTGGACTTGGAGCGCAAAACGCCCGTTCTCTAGAATTTGTTGACTTCCTGCGCGGTGATATCGCTCAGCATTTGCTCTTACATCCGGAAATCCGACGCATTCCGATTGATCCTAAACTTTGGCCGCAGGCAGGATTTTCGCCATCCGAAAATAATCCTGCACAGGGCCTTGATTTAAAACTGGCGGCACGGCGGATGGCCGTGGTCAATGCGCTTTATGATGATATGATCACGCACCGGTTACTTGAACTCAGAAAACTTTGGCAATCGTTGCGACGGTTGGAAGCCACACCGGTGATTACCCAGTCTGATGCGACCAAGCCGTTGCTCAATGCGGTGCGTGATGCGCTTGAATCAGTCCCGGTTGCGGCCTTTATGGCCAATGAACACAGTTTTGAACGGGTGTTTTCCGATGGGGTTCCGACCGAAAACGCGGTCGTTGGCAGACTTCGTTTGCAGGACAGCTGGTCGAACGATTTCAGCCAGCGTTTCAAGTCCGCCCGCGAACTGATTGCGCGCATGGATGCATTTCAAAGCCACCTTGATACAGGGGCTGTGAAATGAAGTGGCGTCTACACAGCCTGAAGTCCAAGCTGACTTTGTCGATCTTTGTCATTGCAAGCGTTTCGGTGATGGCAACGGTAATTTCTAACCTGACACTGGGGGGCGTCAGTCAGACGGTTGCCGATTTGGCATCGGAAAACCTGTCGATTACAGCGACAAGTGCCCGCTTTGCCGAGATAGGTCAGGAAATCAGGGTTGCGACCCCGCGTTTGGGCAGTGCCAGTACCCAGTATGGTCGCCAAGAAGCTCTGAACAGTCTGGAAGGCCATTTCAGGGATCTGAAACAACTGAGTGACGAGCTTGCAATCTACGCGCCGGAACTGACAGAAAAGCTGGCGGGGTTGCTTGATGCTTTGATGAGCAATGTCGAAAAGCTTGATGCCAATGTCGCAGGCAAGTTCACCATGCGCGATGATCTGGGCCGACAGGTAGCAAGAATCAACCGACTGCATAGCGACTTTTTGCTCGAAGTCGATCCCTTGCTGATTGATGCCAATTTCAACGTAACATCGGAGATTGATCGCAGTTTTTCCGCGCCGGGACAGGAAATCCGGGCCGATGCGGTGATTAACGAAGTTCGCTTTACAGAGGCCCTTGGGCGTCTGCATGCCGCCTGTAACCTGATTGTCGGTTTGATGTTGCGTGCGGTTGGTGAAGATGATTTTGGGGCGATCGAACAGCTTCGGCTTCGCCTTTTGGAGAGTATTTCCGAGGCCAACGAAAACCTTCCGGCCCTGCAACAGAACAGCAGTTCCATCACCTTGCTCCAGATTTGGCGTGAAATTGCATCTTATGGCGATAGTCCGCGTGATCTGCTTGAATTGAAGCT
The Thalassospira xiamenensis M-5 = DSM 17429 DNA segment above includes these coding regions:
- a CDS encoding helix-turn-helix domain-containing protein codes for the protein MTSLHTHAQIRKGAAQPAPVGTSAVARWQWVQNEIFDHADLSTSEICVAVVLASHVNDRTQDCFPKIETIAREAGLSERKVRQALVRLEQLGLIHRRVRCIGRLRNRNAYQLVGLGGKPESGALKPASDSGIKPAPGAGSNMNTDKDDNTDEKEQSHATTGTGAVILPAVDDQCLVLAREWQRLCADPWTLANACLRVNEAIDRVGFDAVRQALEDVKRRGKRPSRLGLLDILDGLVSEVSVSADESVFPAVCDPSDPPEWQEICQVVAQSDIPGCRNPRIWLSQIRAVLSGNTIELKARNRCVQDIARHHLLAIIEPVAERRGLQIGAVSCVS
- a CDS encoding ABC transporter substrate-binding protein, which produces MRLRPATSLRVVVQIAAGMLAFAISGKATACELSILTSYPSSFYKPFIDQFVKQSGTVDVCVQNKNTIGLIAHVRENRRPVPDIVWASSPVAFELLEQQGALAKFPEKVSEPVTNGGIQIDASDGSRFGFALSTIGMMSATDQPFGTTTVEIADLASPYYYGLLGMSSPSRSGTTHLFVESLLQQYGWQDGWALLSQIGGNLATVTARSFGVRDGVARKRFPFGIGIDFLARSEPQTGEALLFQAFSPGWYFPASVAVTGLGAQNARSLEFVDFLRGDIAQHLLLHPEIRRIPIDPKLWPQAGFSPSENNPAQGLDLKLAARRMAVVNALYDDMITHRLLELRKLWQSLRRLEATPVITQSDATKPLLNAVRDALESVPVAAFMANEHSFERVFSDGVPTENAVVGRLRLQDSWSNDFSQRFKSARELIARMDAFQSHLDTGAVK